The Coregonus clupeaformis isolate EN_2021a chromosome 20, ASM2061545v1, whole genome shotgun sequence genome contains a region encoding:
- the nphs2 gene encoding podocin isoform X2, which yields MLLLITDIPRGMEKRPESASPRRAPRAGRMAKREHSGSPTSRGRRHKGTKTVRLPEEHEKKEGPKKETKGETDEEVDRPVKSTSTVVDVDNVREEERGEEFIALLESVKPRSLGVCEWLLMVLALTLVILFFPVSIWFCVKVVREHERAVIFRLGHLLRGRPRGPGLLFYLPLLDVCQKVDIRLKMLKVPPHTVVTKDLVSTELSAVCYYRIENVALCSTALSGVSAVLQALVQVADRDVLAHHNFTHILLDRKRIAQEIQVAIDSVACQWGIKVERAEIEDLSLPIELQHSLAAEAEAKRQAQIKVIAAEGERAACEALKASLDSLSGSPAAIHLRLLQLLHTLRTERPALVLTLPSDLLTLPRDPSPLTLPTPAPNLAPANPIPKGGETKEERKTDSPMM from the exons ATGCTTCTTCTCATCACAGACATTCCAAGAGGGATGGAGAAACGTCCGGAGTCAGCTTCCCCTCGTCGCGCTCCGCGAGCAGGGAGGATGGCCAAGAGAGAACATTCTGGTTCCCCTACTTCCAGGGGCCGCCGTCACAAGGGCACCAAGACAGTGAGGCTCCCCGAAGAACATGAGAAGAAAGAGGGACCAAAAAAGGAGACCAAGGGAGAGACAGATGAAGAGGTAGACAGGCCAGTCAAGTCCACTTCCACTGTTGTGGACGTGGATaatgtgagagaggaagagaggggagaggagttcATTGCGCTACTAGAGA GCGTGAAGCCGAGGAGTCTTGGAGTGTGTGAGTGGCTACTCATGGTGTTGGCTCTAACCCTGGTCATCCTCTTCTTTCCCGTTTCCATCTGGTTCTGTGTGAAG GTTGTGAGGGAGCATGAGAGAGCTGTGATTTTCAGATTGGGTCACCTACTGCGAGGGAGACCCAGGGGACCAG GCCTACTTTTCTACCTCCCACTACTCGATGTTTGCCAGAAAGTGGACATCCGTCTAAAAATGCTCAAGGTCCCACCTCACACA gtggtGACCAAGGATCTGGTGAGCACGGAGCTGAGCGCGGTGTGTTACTACCGTATAGAGAACGTGGCTCTGTGCAGCACGGCCCTGTCGGGTGTGAGTGCCGTGCTGCAGGCCTTGGTACAGGTGGCAGACAGAGACGTTCTTGCCCACCACAACTTCACCCACATCCTGCTGGACAGGAAGAGGATCGCCCAGGAGATCCAG GTGGCTATCGATTCTGTAGCTTGCCAGTGGGGGATCAAGGTGGAGAGAGCAGAAAT AGAGGATCTTTCTCTCCCCATCGAGCTGCAGCATAGCCTAGCGGCAGAGGCTGAGGCAAAGAGACAAGCCCAAATCAAA GTGATtgcagcagagggagagagagcagcctgTGAGGCTCTGAAGGCATCTCTGGACTCCCTCTCTGGTTCCCCTGCCGCCATCCACCTCCGTCTCCTCCAGCTGCTACACACCCTCCGCACCGAACGCCCAGCACTGGTCCTcaccctcccctctgacctcctcACCTTGCCCCGTGACCCCTCACCCTTAACCTTACCCACCCCAGCTCCAAACCTGGCTCCAGCCAATCCCATCCCAAAAGGAGGAGAAACCAAAGAGGAGCGGAAGACAGACTCGCCGATGATGTAG
- the nphs2 gene encoding podocin isoform X1: MLLLITDIPRGMEKRPESASPRRAPRAGRMAKREHSGSPTSRGRRHKGTKTVRLPEEHEKKEGPKKETKGETDEEVDRPVKSTSTVVDVDNVREEERGEEFIALLESEWQEEGVKPRSLGVCEWLLMVLALTLVILFFPVSIWFCVKVVREHERAVIFRLGHLLRGRPRGPGLLFYLPLLDVCQKVDIRLKMLKVPPHTVVTKDLVSTELSAVCYYRIENVALCSTALSGVSAVLQALVQVADRDVLAHHNFTHILLDRKRIAQEIQVAIDSVACQWGIKVERAEIEDLSLPIELQHSLAAEAEAKRQAQIKVIAAEGERAACEALKASLDSLSGSPAAIHLRLLQLLHTLRTERPALVLTLPSDLLTLPRDPSPLTLPTPAPNLAPANPIPKGGETKEERKTDSPMM; the protein is encoded by the exons ATGCTTCTTCTCATCACAGACATTCCAAGAGGGATGGAGAAACGTCCGGAGTCAGCTTCCCCTCGTCGCGCTCCGCGAGCAGGGAGGATGGCCAAGAGAGAACATTCTGGTTCCCCTACTTCCAGGGGCCGCCGTCACAAGGGCACCAAGACAGTGAGGCTCCCCGAAGAACATGAGAAGAAAGAGGGACCAAAAAAGGAGACCAAGGGAGAGACAGATGAAGAGGTAGACAGGCCAGTCAAGTCCACTTCCACTGTTGTGGACGTGGATaatgtgagagaggaagagaggggagaggagttcATTGCGCTACTAGAGAGTGAGTGGCAGGAGGAAG GCGTGAAGCCGAGGAGTCTTGGAGTGTGTGAGTGGCTACTCATGGTGTTGGCTCTAACCCTGGTCATCCTCTTCTTTCCCGTTTCCATCTGGTTCTGTGTGAAG GTTGTGAGGGAGCATGAGAGAGCTGTGATTTTCAGATTGGGTCACCTACTGCGAGGGAGACCCAGGGGACCAG GCCTACTTTTCTACCTCCCACTACTCGATGTTTGCCAGAAAGTGGACATCCGTCTAAAAATGCTCAAGGTCCCACCTCACACA gtggtGACCAAGGATCTGGTGAGCACGGAGCTGAGCGCGGTGTGTTACTACCGTATAGAGAACGTGGCTCTGTGCAGCACGGCCCTGTCGGGTGTGAGTGCCGTGCTGCAGGCCTTGGTACAGGTGGCAGACAGAGACGTTCTTGCCCACCACAACTTCACCCACATCCTGCTGGACAGGAAGAGGATCGCCCAGGAGATCCAG GTGGCTATCGATTCTGTAGCTTGCCAGTGGGGGATCAAGGTGGAGAGAGCAGAAAT AGAGGATCTTTCTCTCCCCATCGAGCTGCAGCATAGCCTAGCGGCAGAGGCTGAGGCAAAGAGACAAGCCCAAATCAAA GTGATtgcagcagagggagagagagcagcctgTGAGGCTCTGAAGGCATCTCTGGACTCCCTCTCTGGTTCCCCTGCCGCCATCCACCTCCGTCTCCTCCAGCTGCTACACACCCTCCGCACCGAACGCCCAGCACTGGTCCTcaccctcccctctgacctcctcACCTTGCCCCGTGACCCCTCACCCTTAACCTTACCCACCCCAGCTCCAAACCTGGCTCCAGCCAATCCCATCCCAAAAGGAGGAGAAACCAAAGAGGAGCGGAAGACAGACTCGCCGATGATGTAG